From the genome of Streptococcus lutetiensis, one region includes:
- a CDS encoding endonuclease MutS2, protein MNNRILEQLEFDKVKQLFAGYLQTEQGQEELRQLSPMTESDRISRSFDEMSDMEQIFIEQHGFGLGSLRDISESMRRLELDADVNVSEIIDIKKILQVSAEVKHFYNDLENVNLTALNTLFEKIELLPSLQGSLQAINDGGFIENFASHELDRIRRQINHDESRVRQVLQDILKKQADHLTETLIASRNGRAVLPVKNSYRNRISGVVHDISASGSTVYIEPRAVVQLNEEITQLRADERHEMARILRELSNMLRPHTNIIRNNAWVLGHLDFVHAKFLFMQENKAVVPQLSTDKTVQLLQARHPLLTNPVANDLHFLDELTVIVITGPNTGGKTVMLKTLGLAQLMAQSGLPILADKGSKVAVFNEIFADIGDEQSIEQSLSTFSSHMTNIVDILAAADKDSLVLVDELGAGTDPQEGASLAISILEHLRLMQVKTMATTHYPELKAYGIETEFVENASMEFDTETLSPTYHFMQGVPGRSNAFEIARRLGLAEVIVNEAERLMDSDTDVNRIIERLEEQTHESRKRLDHIKEVEQDNLKFNRAVKKLYNEFSHAKDKELEKASDKAQEIVDKAMAESEEILKNLHHKAGLKPHEVIEAKSQLKKLAPEVDLSKNKVLKKAKKLRAPRVGDDIIVTAYGQRGTLINQTKNGKWEVQVGLIKMMLKEDEFSLVKVQEEAQKPKKKQVHVVKKSKKSAGPRARLDLRGKRYEEAMQELDEFIDQALLNNIAQVDIIHGIGTGVIREGVTKYLSRNKHVKSFGYAPQNAGGSGCTIANLG, encoded by the coding sequence ATGAATAACAGAATTTTAGAACAGTTAGAATTTGATAAGGTCAAGCAACTTTTTGCTGGCTATTTACAAACTGAGCAAGGGCAGGAGGAATTACGTCAACTTTCTCCAATGACTGAATCAGATCGTATCTCACGTTCATTTGATGAAATGTCTGATATGGAGCAGATTTTCATTGAGCAACACGGATTTGGTCTTGGCAGTTTGCGTGATATTTCTGAAAGTATGCGTCGCTTAGAATTGGATGCTGATGTTAACGTTTCAGAGATTATTGATATTAAAAAAATCTTGCAAGTATCAGCAGAAGTTAAGCATTTCTATAACGATTTGGAAAATGTTAACTTGACGGCTTTAAATACTCTTTTTGAGAAAATTGAGCTTTTGCCAAGTCTGCAAGGAAGTTTACAAGCCATTAACGATGGTGGATTTATTGAGAATTTTGCAAGTCATGAATTAGACCGTATTCGTCGTCAAATCAATCATGATGAAAGCAGAGTTCGTCAAGTCTTGCAGGATATCTTGAAAAAGCAAGCTGACCATTTGACAGAGACTTTGATTGCTAGTCGTAATGGTCGAGCAGTTTTACCTGTGAAAAATAGCTACCGCAACCGTATCTCAGGGGTTGTGCATGATATTTCAGCATCAGGAAGCACCGTTTATATTGAGCCACGTGCAGTGGTGCAACTAAATGAAGAAATCACACAATTACGCGCAGATGAACGCCATGAAATGGCTCGTATTTTACGCGAATTGTCAAATATGCTTCGCCCTCATACTAATATTATTCGAAATAATGCTTGGGTTTTGGGACATTTGGATTTTGTGCATGCAAAATTTCTCTTCATGCAAGAAAACAAAGCAGTTGTCCCACAGTTATCCACAGATAAGACTGTGCAACTCTTGCAAGCTCGTCACCCGCTGTTGACAAATCCAGTCGCAAATGACTTGCATTTCTTAGATGAATTGACAGTTATCGTTATCACTGGTCCAAATACCGGTGGTAAAACCGTCATGTTGAAAACTTTGGGATTGGCACAATTAATGGCGCAATCTGGTCTACCAATTCTTGCTGATAAAGGTAGTAAAGTGGCTGTTTTTAATGAGATTTTTGCTGACATCGGTGATGAACAATCTATCGAGCAAAGCCTGTCAACATTCTCAAGCCATATGACAAATATTGTGGATATCTTGGCAGCTGCTGATAAAGATAGCTTGGTCCTTGTGGATGAATTGGGGGCAGGAACTGACCCACAAGAAGGGGCAAGTCTTGCCATTTCTATCTTGGAACATTTGCGTTTGATGCAAGTCAAAACCATGGCGACAACCCATTATCCTGAGTTAAAAGCTTACGGTATCGAGACAGAGTTTGTTGAAAATGCCAGCATGGAATTTGACACAGAGACTTTGAGCCCGACTTATCATTTCATGCAAGGTGTGCCAGGACGCTCAAATGCTTTTGAAATCGCTCGTCGATTAGGTCTTGCAGAAGTGATTGTCAATGAAGCAGAGCGTTTGATGGATTCTGATACGGATGTTAACCGCATCATCGAACGTTTGGAAGAGCAAACGCACGAAAGCCGCAAACGTCTTGACCACATCAAAGAAGTGGAACAAGATAACCTCAAATTCAACCGTGCAGTCAAGAAACTTTATAACGAATTCTCACACGCCAAAGATAAAGAACTTGAAAAAGCTTCTGACAAGGCACAAGAAATTGTGGATAAAGCCATGGCTGAAAGTGAAGAAATCCTCAAAAATCTTCATCACAAAGCTGGCCTTAAACCGCACGAAGTGATCGAAGCTAAAAGCCAGTTGAAAAAATTAGCGCCTGAAGTTGATTTATCGAAAAATAAAGTTCTTAAGAAAGCCAAGAAATTGCGTGCACCGCGCGTGGGTGATGATATTATCGTCACAGCTTATGGTCAACGCGGAACCTTGATTAACCAAACGAAAAACGGTAAATGGGAAGTGCAAGTTGGTCTCATTAAGATGATGCTTAAAGAAGACGAATTTAGCCTTGTCAAAGTTCAAGAAGAAGCGCAAAAACCTAAGAAAAAACAAGTCCATGTGGTTAAGAAAAGCAAGAAATCTGCTGGACCACGTGCCCGACTTGACCTTCGTGGTAAACGTTACGAAGAAGCCATGCAAGAATTGGATGAATTTATCGATCAAGCCTTGCTCAATAACATAGCTCAAGTTGATATCATTCACGGTATCGGAACAGGTGTTATCCGTGAAGGGGTCACAAAATACCTTAGCCGCAACAAACATGTCAAATCATTCGGCTACGCCCCACAAAATGCAGGTGGTAGCGGTTGTACTATTGCAAATCTAGGGTAA
- the nadA gene encoding quinolinate synthase NadA translates to MNTREMQDEILRLKKEKGVCILAHAYQSHDIWEVADFVGDSFALSKYAAKAPQDTIMMCGVRFMAETVKVLSPEKTALLANPMAGCPMAAQIDKKIVTWLKDAHPDYATVAYINTTSEVKTMVDVCVTSSSAVKIINNIDNDKILFVPDRNLGQWVAKQCPDKQFEFFKGGCPTHMRMRKRDVIRARKEHPNAKVLVHPECLAEVTELADFAGSTTEIMAYAKNSSDKEFVIGTESSIVEHLQFECPDKRFYLLSTECVCHNMKMTTLADIYNCLLGRAGEEIELDEDTIKGARHAIDQMILLGQK, encoded by the coding sequence ATGAATACAAGAGAGATGCAAGACGAAATTTTACGTCTCAAAAAAGAAAAAGGGGTTTGTATTTTAGCACACGCCTACCAAAGTCACGACATTTGGGAAGTTGCCGATTTTGTAGGCGATTCTTTTGCTTTAAGTAAATATGCTGCCAAAGCACCACAAGATACCATCATGATGTGTGGGGTGCGCTTTATGGCAGAAACCGTTAAAGTTTTATCACCTGAAAAAACAGCTCTTCTAGCCAACCCAATGGCTGGTTGCCCAATGGCTGCGCAAATTGATAAAAAAATCGTTACATGGCTAAAAGATGCTCACCCAGACTACGCTACCGTTGCTTACATCAACACCACTTCAGAAGTGAAAACAATGGTCGATGTCTGCGTTACCTCTTCTTCAGCTGTCAAAATTATCAACAACATTGATAACGACAAGATTCTTTTTGTTCCAGACCGCAATCTTGGACAATGGGTCGCTAAGCAATGTCCTGATAAGCAATTTGAGTTTTTCAAAGGTGGCTGTCCAACGCATATGCGCATGCGTAAACGTGATGTCATTCGTGCGCGTAAAGAACATCCAAATGCTAAAGTACTGGTTCACCCAGAATGCCTAGCTGAAGTTACTGAGTTAGCTGATTTTGCTGGAAGCACAACAGAAATCATGGCTTACGCTAAAAATAGCAGTGATAAAGAATTTGTCATTGGTACTGAAAGCAGCATTGTTGAACACTTACAATTTGAATGCCCTGATAAACGCTTCTATCTTCTATCAACTGAATGTGTTTGTCACAACATGAAAATGACAACTCTAGCTGATATTTACAACTGTTTACTTGGACGAGCAGGTGAAGAGATTGAGCTTGACGAAGACACTATCAAAGGTGCTCGTCATGCGATTGACCAAATGATCCTGCTTGGACAAAAATAA